The Verrucomicrobium spinosum DSM 4136 = JCM 18804 DNA segment CTGGCTGGAGCCAGAGGGGCCTAGCACGCAGCAACCTCCGCCGATTGCCAATCTGCGCTACGTTGCCGCTCTATCGCCCACGAAGGCAGCAAGGCTCAATCCAGCACCAGACGCAACGTTGGAGGCTTGAGCGTAGGATGGTTATTCCCCGCAAATCCGTGCACCAGACCGCCACCTACACTCTCGGGCGTATCCCGCACCACCACCAGCGTCGCGTAGAGGTTCTTGTCATTGGTCAGGAAGCGGGCCAGCGCTTCACCTCGGATGGAGAAGGCACCGGCCACATCCCCGCGCGGGATCGTGAAGCTGCCCAGTTTGACGGCTTTGGAAAGGTCTGCCCCCTCGGACTGGGGATCGTTTCCTGGGGCATTCTCCCAGTTCACAGTCTCCTCAGTCCAAGCATCCAACGTATCATCGGTCACACCGTACACGCTAAACTCACAGTCGGGAAGCAACGAGGCATAACCCCAACCAGTAGGCTCGAACTGCAGTGTCAAGGATGCCGAGCGGACCTCCCGCCCCTGAAGCAGGGAGAGATCGAAGCCCAGCCAAGCTTTCCGCCGACAAGCCTTCTGCGTGGTGTGCTTGAGAAGCAGCAGTGTGTCGGAAAAATGGGTCTTCGTATCAGGTGACCACACGTACGCAGCCTGTCCCCGCCCCGAGTTGGTGGTGAGCGTGACGACGTCTGCGCCCTCCGGCACCACCCGGCGGGTGTCCGGTCGTTCTGATTCGAGATCCCCGCCGCTCCGGCGCAGGTCCTCTTCCGTGATGCGGGCAGCCTGACGAGTCAGGAGGTTTACCTTCTCGCCACTGCGATGGTGCTGGAGTTCCACCTCGCCATGGAACACCTGGACTTGAGCTTGTCCGTCTGCGCCAGTGCTAATCCCAAAGTCAGTACCGTGATCGATAAGGCGAGCGTGAGCCGTCTCCACCATGAAGCCTACCGCTGGCGGCGGCACATGCGCGACCAGAGCTCCGCTGTGCAGGTAGCACCTCTCAGGGCTCAGCAATTCCAAGTCGGCTGGTCCTTCCAGAGTCAAGCGAGCCCCTTTCTCAAACTCCAGGGTCGCCAAACCCGCAGCCAGACGGAG contains these protein-coding regions:
- a CDS encoding DNRLRE domain-containing protein; this translates as MNPASPSHKEEVIKLCDRMLDDASFDVKDRERLERLVIDDPGARRAYVEYMQLQSLLGDVRYKDTPLAEVVNLPVSAPRMRVGGRWSGRWGQGMAAAAAVVILAVGWSMGRWQGQQAVSALSGAAVATLVDVKGARWDGGSLPTEVGAVLSTGRLRLAAGLATLEFEKGARLTLEGPADLELLSPERCYLHSGALVAHVPPPAVGFMVETAHARLIDHGTDFGISTGADGQAQVQVFHGEVELQHHRSGEKVNLLTRQAARITEEDLRRSGGDLESERPDTRRVVPEGADVVTLTTNSGRGQAAYVWSPDTKTHFSDTLLLLKHTTQKACRRKAWLGFDLSLLQGREVRSASLTLQFEPTGWGYASLLPDCEFSVYGVTDDTLDAWTEETVNWENAPGNDPQSEGADLSKAVKLGSFTIPRGDVAGAFSIRGEALARFLTNDKNLYATLVVVRDTPESVGGGLVHGFAGNNHPTLKPPTLRLVLD